The stretch of DNA TCTGGAGCCTACTATACCGGCCTCGAAGCACGTCCTCTCCCTGGCACCCGCCGCATAGACGACGGTTTTAGCCCTAAACCTGAACGCACCCCTCGGGGTTAGAACCTCTGCCGTCTTCGATAGATAGGATTCGTATCCCATCCTAACCGTATGTGCCTCAGTGTAGACGTCGACGTCTAGGGATGAAACCCTATCTATGAGCTTCTCCGCAAGCTCGCAGCCGGTCATATCCCTCCCGTATCTATGAAACCCGAAACCCGGGTGTATGCACTGGGGTAGAATACCGCCCAGCCACCTCCTCTCGTCGACGAGCACAACCCTCCTAACCCCAAGCTCTGAGGCTCTAGCGGCGGCTGCGAGACCCGCAGGCCCTCCCCCGACCACCAGGAGGTCGACTCTTCTAGTCGGCAACGTCCTCACCCTCGAGGAGGCTTTTTACGTCTCCGACCCCGAGCTCCGAACCCGTCCCTTTAACCGTGATGCTCCAGATGGGTTTTCCAAGCTCCCTAGCCAGTATCGCGGCTATCCTCAGTCTACAGAAGGCTCCTTGACACCGCCCCATACCCGCTCTCGTCCTAAACTTGACGCCGTCTATGGTCTTAGCGCCTCTCCTTATGGCGTCTACAACCTCGCCCTCCGTGACACCCTCACACCAGCAGACGACCCTACCGTAGGAGGGGTTTCTCGGAACGGTCTTCTCAAGCATATCCCAGCCGAGACCCATGATCCTCAACCCAGCCCTCCTCTCGGCTTTCCACCTCTTCTTGAAGCCGTGATCCAGACCGTTCAGCCTCATGAGTCTGAGGATTTCCAAGGCCACAGCCGGGGCGGCGGCTAGCCCAGGAGACCTCATGCCAGCCGCTTCCACAAACCCCTCAGGCTCTTCGAGAACCCTCACTATGAAGTCTCCCCCGGAGGGTTGAGGTCTCAAGCCGCTGAAGACCCTTATCACCTCTCTCTTACCCGGAAGCTTCTTGACGAGCTTAGAGGCCTCCCTCCAGACGTAGGCCAGCCCCTCCTTAGTGGTGTAGGTCTCCTCCTTAGCGTCCCTGGGGAGGTCGACCGCGTTGGGGCCTATCATAAGGTTTCCGGCGACCGTGGTCTCGACCACCACCCCCTTGCTCACCGGTGTGGGGCTCGGGAAAAGTATCCTAGAAGGCTTCGGACCGGCGTCTTTATCGAAGACAAGGTACTCCCCCCTCCTAGGCGTTATGGTATAGTCGCTCACGCCAGCCATCCTAGCTATCTCGTCCGCGTAAAGCCCAGCCGCGTTCACGACCCACCTGGCACCTATGAAGCCACGGCTCGTCTCCACACCCTCGACGGAGCCGCCTTTAACCCTAACCCCCTTCACCAGGGTTTCGGTGAGTATTTTAACCCCGTTTTCGACGCAGTTTTCGGCTAAGGCGACCGTGGCCTCGTAGGGAGATAAGACGCCTGCAGTGGGGGACCACAGGGCCTCGACCACGTCCTCGGAGACCATAGGCTCTAGCGCCCTAACCTCCTCGCCGTCCAGTATCCTGAGGGCTGGAACACCGTTTCTGATACCCCTAGCGAGAAGCTTCCTCAAAACCCTACGGTCCTCCAAGCTTCTGGCGAGCACGAGGGAGCCGCACCAGTCGACCGGTATGCTAAGCTGCTCAGCCCAGGTCGTCCACAGCCTGTTCCCCTTAACGGCCAGCCTCGCCCTGTTCGGGTACTTAACCGGGTCGTCGTCGTAGCCTGAGTGGATTATACCTGTGTTTGCCTTACTCGCCCCCCAGCCTACGTCAGCCTCTTTCTCAACCACCACGACCTCGAGCCCTTCTAAAGCGGATAGGACCCTAGCGATGCTTAAGCCCACGACCCCGGCTCCGACCACGACCACCCTATCCAGCATACCTAGCCCACCCCATAGACCTCTCGACGGCCTTCCTCCAAGTCGAGTAAAGCCTCTCCCTCCTCTCCACGCTCATGGACGGGTAGAAGACCCTGTCCAGGGACCAAACCCTCCTGAGCTCGTCTAGGCTATCCCAAACGTCGACGGCTAACCCCGCGGCGAACGCAACGCCTAGGGACGTCGTCTCCAAGACCTTAGGCCTGACCACAGGTATCCCGGCTATGTCCGCCTGAAGCTGCATAAGGAAGTCGTTTCTAGAAGCCCCTCCGTCGACCTTAAGCTCTCTAAGCTCCAAACCCTCCCTCTTAGAGGCCTCGAGCACCTCTCTAACCCTGAAAGCTATAGACTCTAAGACCGCTCTGGCGACGTGGCTCTTAAAGGTCCTCCTGGTGATGCCTATTAGGAGGCCTCTAGCGTATTGATCCCAGTGAGGCGCCCCGATCCCGGCTAGGGCGGGGACGAAGTAAACCCCGCCCGTGTCCTCGACGGATGAGGCTAGCCTACTGACCTCCTCCGGCGTCGACGCGATGCCGAGCCCCTCTATAAGCCACTGAACCGCGGCTCCCGTCACGAATATACTTCCCTCAAGCGCATAGGTAGCCGACCCATCTATCTGCCAGGCCACCGTAGATAGAAGCTCCTCTGAAAGCTTAGGTCTCTGACCTAGGTTGACCAGTATGAAGTTCCCGGTCCCGTATGTGCACTTCCCCTCACCGGCCTTGAAGCATGTCTGACCGAATAAGGCGGCTTGCTGGTCGCCGAGGTCACCGCTTATCGGAGCCTCGACGCCTAAAACACTCTCAGAGGTGTAGCCGTAGACGTAGCTAGACGGCTTAACCTCCGGTAACAGGTCCTCCGGTATTCCGAGCGCTTCGAGTATCTCCCGGTCCCACTCCAGCCTATGGATGTTAAACATCATGGTTCTAGAGGCGTTGCTAGGGTCTGTCGCATGAACCCTACCCGAGGTAAGCCTCCATATGAGGAACGTATCTATGGTTCCGAAGAGAACCTCCCCCTTCCTGACCCTCTCACGTATGCCTCTTAGGTTTTCGAGCATCCACTTGACCTTGACGGCGCTGAAGTAGGAGTCTGGGACCAGCCCGGTCCTCTCCTTTAGAAAGCCGTAGGATTCCCTCCTCAGCTCTTCCACCATGTCGGCGGTCCGTTTGTCCTGCCAGACTATAGCATTGTACACCGGTTTGCCGTTTCTTCTATCCCAGAGGACGGAGGTCTCCCTCTGATTTGTAACCCCGAGGCAGGAGACCCTACGACCCTCTGGAAGAGACCTTAAGACATCCCTCGAAACGGTTAAAGCAGCTTCCCATATCTCTTTGGGGTTATGCTCGACCCAGCCAGGCCTCGGGTATATCTGGGTGAACCCTCTCCGGGAGGAGGCTATCTGCCTACCACCGGAATCCCACAGGATCGCCCTGACACTACTCGTGCCTGCGTCTATCGTAAGTATACACTCTTCATCCATTAACCCTCTCTAGGAGATGACCGTCGATCATTATTTAACCGTTTCCAAAACGTTCAGAGCTCCAGCTTAGTCTTCCCTATGTACTCCTCAAGCCTCTCGTAAAGCTCCCTGTATATCTTTAGGCTGTAGTTTAAAGCCTCGTCGACCGTCATCTTCCCCTGCTCCACCTCACCCATGACCTGCTCGACAAG from Candidatus Bathyarchaeota archaeon encodes:
- a CDS encoding NAD(P)/FAD-dependent oxidoreductase codes for the protein MLDRVVVVGAGVVGLSIARVLSALEGLEVVVVEKEADVGWGASKANTGIIHSGYDDDPVKYPNRARLAVKGNRLWTTWAEQLSIPVDWCGSLVLARSLEDRRVLRKLLARGIRNGVPALRILDGEEVRALEPMVSEDVVEALWSPTAGVLSPYEATVALAENCVENGVKILTETLVKGVRVKGGSVEGVETSRGFIGARWVVNAAGLYADEIARMAGVSDYTITPRRGEYLVFDKDAGPKPSRILFPSPTPVSKGVVVETTVAGNLMIGPNAVDLPRDAKEETYTTKEGLAYVWREASKLVKKLPGKREVIRVFSGLRPQPSGGDFIVRVLEEPEGFVEAAGMRSPGLAAAPAVALEILRLMRLNGLDHGFKKRWKAERRAGLRIMGLGWDMLEKTVPRNPSYGRVVCWCEGVTEGEVVDAIRRGAKTIDGVKFRTRAGMGRCQGAFCRLRIAAILARELGKPIWSITVKGTGSELGVGDVKSLLEGEDVAD
- the glpK gene encoding glycerol kinase GlpK, encoding MDEECILTIDAGTSSVRAILWDSGGRQIASSRRGFTQIYPRPGWVEHNPKEIWEAALTVSRDVLRSLPEGRRVSCLGVTNQRETSVLWDRRNGKPVYNAIVWQDKRTADMVEELRRESYGFLKERTGLVPDSYFSAVKVKWMLENLRGIRERVRKGEVLFGTIDTFLIWRLTSGRVHATDPSNASRTMMFNIHRLEWDREILEALGIPEDLLPEVKPSSYVYGYTSESVLGVEAPISGDLGDQQAALFGQTCFKAGEGKCTYGTGNFILVNLGQRPKLSEELLSTVAWQIDGSATYALEGSIFVTGAAVQWLIEGLGIASTPEEVSRLASSVEDTGGVYFVPALAGIGAPHWDQYARGLLIGITRRTFKSHVARAVLESIAFRVREVLEASKREGLELRELKVDGGASRNDFLMQLQADIAGIPVVRPKVLETTSLGVAFAAGLAVDVWDSLDELRRVWSLDRVFYPSMSVERRERLYSTWRKAVERSMGWARYAG